The Daucus carota subsp. sativus chromosome 2, DH1 v3.0, whole genome shotgun sequence genome includes a window with the following:
- the LOC108207405 gene encoding transcription factor UPBEAT1, whose product MGGSAQPILPSLNNLYTRKKSTRKQGVSYASWIRRRHIKISKRSRRTPMKRIRRFSGLEGSRRPGNGVESKVKTLKKLVPGCNDAIGLDGVFRETADYILGLEMRVRVMQVMVKVLSTGVDDENKKY is encoded by the coding sequence ATGGGAGGTTCTGCACAACCTATTCTTCCTTCTCTCAACAATCTTTATACAAGAAAGAAAAGCACGAGAAAACAAGGAGTGTCTTATGCATCATGGATCAGAAGAAGGCACATCAAGATCAGTAAAAGATCTAGAAGAACTCCGATGAAGAGGATCAGAAGGTTTTCGGGTTTGGAAGGTTCTAGAAGGCCAGGAAATGGAGTGGAAAGCAAAGTGAAAACCCTGAAGAAACTTGTCCCAGGTTGTAATGATGCCATTGGATTAGATGGGGTGTTCAGAGAAACAGCTGATTATATATTGGGATTGGAAATGAGGGTCAGAGTTATGCAGGTTATGGTTAAGGTATTGTCAACTGGCGTTGATGATGAAAATAAAAAGTATTAG